Proteins from a genomic interval of Rattus norvegicus strain BN/NHsdMcwi chromosome 2, GRCr8, whole genome shotgun sequence:
- the Ostcl1 gene encoding oligosaccharyltransferase complex subunit OSTC-like, producing MGGKTKQGAQLRVGAAEVQLWKRLALLPWTWSLLYRVPFLVLECPNLKLKKPPWVHMLLAMTMYALVVVSYFFITGGIIYDVSIEPPSVDSMTDEHGHQRPVAFLARRVNGQYIMEGLASSFLFTMGGLGFIILDRSNTPNIPKLSGFLLLFDFVCVLLSFFIARVFMRMKLPDCLMG from the exons ATGGGAGGGAAGACCAAGCAAGGCGCCCAGCTGCGAGTAGGCGCAGCAGAGGTCCAGCTGTGG aaaaggctGGCCCTACTGCCGTGGACATGGAGTCTTCTGTACCGAGTCCCATTTTTAGTGCTCGAATGTCCCAACTTGAAGCTGAAGAAACCGCCCTGGGTGCACATGCTCCTGGCTATGACGATGTACGCCCTGGTGGTAGTATCTTACTTCTTCATTACCGGAGGAATAATCTATGATGTTAGTATTGAACCTCCAAGTGTTGACTCAATGACTGATGAGCATGGGCATCAGAGACCAGTAGCTTTCTTGGCTCGCAGAGTAAATGGACAGTATATTATGGAAGGACTTGCATCTAGCTTTCTGTTTACAATGGGAGGTTTAGGCTTCATAATCCTGGACCGATCCAACACACCAAATATACCAAAACTCAGTGggtttcttcttctctttgaCTTCGTCTGTGTTCTACTGAGTTTCTTCATAGCTAGAGTATTCATGAGAATGAAATTGCCGGACTGCCTGATGGGCTAG